One stretch of Dyella jiangningensis DNA includes these proteins:
- a CDS encoding 1-phosphofructokinase family hexose kinase, which produces MITVAGFNTAIDHLFLLDALVPGAVQRALRAELYPGGKGLHVAQTIAALGERVQLVGLTDATHRNLITRRMAERGVLFHGVEIDQPLRTCIAVREREGRFTELLSPGPNVPASTREQLLRTWSRCAEESELLVMSGSLPRGFGADTYALMVRQAAGMGVPCLVDASGDALRHAADSEARLLKPNRDEASDLTGFPVRTLKDAADVARALHAQGIAQPVVTLGAEGAVAFDGCAAWHASITVTHSANTVGSGDCLLAGLAVALKRGEPLDEALGLGVACGAANAMDEETGYVRRECVDALLGQVRVRRLDG; this is translated from the coding sequence ATGATCACCGTCGCCGGCTTCAACACCGCGATCGATCACCTGTTCCTGCTCGATGCGTTGGTGCCCGGCGCCGTGCAGCGCGCATTGCGCGCAGAACTTTACCCCGGCGGCAAAGGCCTGCACGTGGCGCAGACCATCGCCGCGCTGGGCGAACGCGTGCAACTGGTGGGGCTTACCGATGCCACGCATCGCAACCTGATCACGCGCCGCATGGCCGAACGCGGCGTGCTGTTCCATGGCGTCGAGATCGACCAGCCGCTGCGCACCTGCATTGCCGTGCGCGAGCGCGAAGGACGCTTCACCGAGCTGCTGAGCCCTGGCCCGAACGTGCCCGCGTCTACGCGAGAGCAATTGCTGCGCACGTGGTCACGCTGCGCTGAAGAGAGCGAACTGCTGGTGATGTCCGGCAGCCTGCCACGCGGTTTCGGAGCGGATACCTACGCGCTGATGGTGCGCCAGGCGGCCGGCATGGGCGTGCCATGCCTGGTCGATGCCAGCGGCGATGCCTTGCGCCACGCGGCGGATTCCGAAGCGCGGCTGCTCAAACCCAACCGCGACGAAGCTTCCGATCTCACGGGATTTCCGGTGCGCACGTTGAAAGATGCCGCCGATGTCGCGCGTGCACTCCATGCGCAAGGCATCGCGCAGCCGGTGGTGACGCTGGGCGCCGAAGGTGCGGTGGCTTTCGACGGCTGCGCCGCGTGGCACGCATCGATCACCGTGACGCATAGCGCGAACACCGTGGGTTCGGGCGATTGCCTGCTGGCGGGCTTGGCGGTCGCGCTCAAGCGCGGCGAGCCGTTGGATGAGGCGTTGGGCCTGGGCGTGGCCTGCGGCGCGGCGAATGCGATGGATGAAGAAACGGGCTACGTGCGGCGCGAGTGCGTGGACGCGTTGCTGGGCCAGGTACGGGTGCGGAGGCTGGACGGTTGA
- a CDS encoding enterotoxin: MRTEGRWSSMPARLGIAMACAFCVATGAASAALAGTTFGNASIDVRWNLADGKLADMVVRDRINALDIPVGQPFVLTYRDGRKLDTTQLKLLSAPKESKLKADPKASREAERVPGRAISATFGDADGHLRIEWQWVQRQGSDYLREIVTVTALKQDEDISRVDLLQAKAESTEVVGSVSGSPVVAGPDYFGFEHPLSSSEAWGNRVKLWIDRGLPLPKGQSMTYSAVVGATHGNQLRRDFLAYVERERAHPYRTFLHYNSWYDIGYFTPYTEAQALDRIHAFGEELSVKRGVKLDSFLFDDGWDDRSGSWSFSKDFPHGFAPLRDAAAKYGAAPGMWLSPWGGYGPPKQERVKNGQANGYEIIDGGLALSGPKYYQRFHDVTLDLVRNDGVNQFKFDGTGNADKVFPGSRFSSDFDAAIALIDDLRKAKPDLYINLTTGTLASPFWLRYADSIWRDGEDDWHAGVGSERERWITYRDRETYRNIVVKGPLFPLNSLMLHGIIYAKENKRLNTDPGHDFANEVHSYFGTGTQLQELYITPSLLGSADWDMLAEAAKWSRANAQVLKDTHWVGGDPGRLDVYGWAAWTPAKAILTLRNPSDRPQLAVVDLAKQLELPPGGARRFQARSPWQADASQPSRELDADHAQTIELAPFQVLTLELTPNH, translated from the coding sequence ATGCGTACAGAGGGTCGGTGGTCATCCATGCCGGCACGCCTGGGCATCGCGATGGCTTGCGCATTCTGCGTGGCCACGGGCGCTGCTTCGGCCGCACTGGCCGGCACGACCTTCGGCAACGCGTCCATCGACGTGCGCTGGAACCTCGCCGACGGCAAGCTGGCCGACATGGTGGTGCGCGACCGCATCAATGCGCTCGACATCCCGGTCGGCCAACCATTCGTGCTCACCTATCGCGACGGCCGCAAGCTCGACACCACGCAACTGAAGCTGCTGTCGGCGCCGAAGGAGAGCAAGCTCAAGGCCGACCCCAAGGCTTCGCGCGAAGCCGAACGTGTGCCAGGCCGCGCCATCAGCGCCACCTTCGGCGACGCCGACGGCCACCTGCGCATCGAATGGCAGTGGGTGCAGCGCCAAGGTTCGGATTATCTGCGCGAGATCGTAACGGTCACCGCGCTCAAGCAGGACGAGGACATCTCGCGTGTCGACCTGCTGCAGGCCAAGGCCGAGAGCACCGAAGTGGTGGGCTCGGTGTCGGGCTCGCCGGTGGTGGCCGGCCCCGACTATTTCGGCTTCGAACATCCGCTCTCGTCCAGTGAGGCCTGGGGCAATCGCGTCAAGCTGTGGATCGACCGCGGCCTGCCGCTGCCCAAGGGCCAGTCGATGACCTATTCGGCGGTCGTGGGTGCGACGCACGGCAACCAGCTGCGTCGCGACTTCCTCGCCTATGTGGAGCGCGAGCGGGCGCATCCCTATCGCACCTTCCTGCACTACAACTCCTGGTATGACATCGGCTACTTCACGCCGTACACCGAGGCACAGGCGCTGGATCGCATCCATGCGTTCGGCGAGGAGCTCTCGGTCAAGCGTGGCGTGAAGCTTGATTCGTTCCTGTTCGACGACGGCTGGGACGATCGCAGCGGCAGCTGGAGCTTCAGCAAGGATTTCCCGCACGGCTTCGCACCGCTGCGCGATGCGGCGGCGAAGTACGGTGCGGCGCCGGGCATGTGGTTGTCGCCGTGGGGCGGCTACGGCCCGCCGAAGCAGGAGCGCGTGAAGAACGGCCAGGCGAATGGCTACGAGATCATCGACGGCGGCCTCGCGCTGTCCGGTCCGAAGTACTACCAGCGCTTCCATGACGTGACGCTGGACCTCGTGCGCAACGACGGCGTCAACCAGTTCAAGTTCGACGGCACCGGCAATGCGGACAAGGTCTTCCCCGGCAGTCGTTTCAGCAGCGATTTCGACGCCGCCATTGCCTTGATCGACGACCTGCGCAAGGCCAAGCCCGATCTCTACATCAACCTCACCACCGGCACGCTGGCCTCGCCGTTCTGGCTGCGCTACGCCGATTCCATCTGGCGTGATGGCGAAGACGACTGGCATGCCGGGGTAGGCTCCGAGCGCGAGCGTTGGATCACCTATCGCGACCGCGAGACGTACCGCAACATCGTGGTGAAGGGCCCGCTGTTCCCGCTCAATTCGCTGATGCTTCACGGCATCATCTACGCGAAGGAGAACAAGCGACTCAACACCGATCCGGGGCACGACTTCGCCAACGAAGTGCATTCCTACTTCGGCACCGGCACCCAGCTGCAGGAGCTGTACATCACGCCGTCGCTGCTGGGCAGCGCCGATTGGGACATGCTGGCCGAGGCGGCCAAGTGGTCACGCGCCAATGCGCAGGTGTTGAAGGATACGCATTGGGTCGGTGGCGATCCGGGACGTCTGGACGTCTATGGCTGGGCCGCATGGACGCCAGCCAAGGCCATCCTGACGCTGCGCAATCCCAGCGACCGTCCGCAGCTGGCGGTGGTCGACCTGGCCAAACAGCTCGAATTGCCCCCGGGCGGTGCGCGGCGGTTCCAGGCGCGCAGCCCATGGCAGGCGGATGCCTCGCAGCCGTCGCGTGAACTGGATGCCGACCACGCCCAGACCATCGAGCTTGCGCCATTCCAGGTGTTGACGCTGGAGCTGACGCCCAATCACTGA
- a CDS encoding glycosyl hydrolase family 79 C-terminal domain-containing protein — protein sequence MTTFDPTRRQLLKAAAWLPLASACGRLAFAAGVAPNAAQASLVVRPGRLGRTVSDSLTGFSYETQQLENPAFFSADNHALVRLFRELSPRGVLRIGGNSSDYTVWTAYRGEVPTQRTHKGGPQRPVMLKPEALHTLAGFLRATGWKLVFGVNLKIGVPAMAVELAQAVRQIIGDDLIAIQIGNEANNYEADYNAFDQAWTPYAQAIRAAGVPVAGPDTGANTDWVIEYAKRHAGENVFLSRHYYKEAAPRGSIADLLAGDAAFYIEIEQAMRAADASHLPFRLTEANSYYLGGRDGVSNVFASALWGADFMLAMAQRGVAGIHFHGGTLDSIEASLGRTADGSTTSTDQAARRDAVTSRYSAIAGDVAFGFQPRPLYYGMQLAQQFAGAQMVSADFDVAGANLTAYVARRERALLIALINKDAGRDATVSLSGLHGGGKGRLMRLSAPALDSRNGVVFENGTDDAHAGRSVAVDTHGRCSVVLPRGSAALLHLDRFV from the coding sequence ATGACCACCTTCGATCCGACACGACGCCAACTGCTGAAAGCCGCCGCCTGGTTGCCGCTGGCATCGGCATGCGGCCGCCTGGCGTTCGCAGCCGGCGTCGCTCCGAACGCGGCGCAAGCGTCGCTCGTCGTGCGCCCGGGCCGACTGGGCCGCACCGTCAGCGACTCGCTGACCGGCTTCAGCTATGAGACGCAACAGCTGGAGAACCCGGCGTTCTTCTCCGCGGACAACCATGCGCTGGTCCGCCTGTTCCGCGAGCTGAGCCCACGCGGCGTGCTGCGTATCGGGGGCAACAGCAGTGATTACACGGTGTGGACCGCGTATCGCGGCGAAGTACCCACGCAACGCACGCACAAGGGCGGTCCGCAGCGACCGGTGATGTTGAAGCCGGAGGCCCTGCATACACTGGCCGGCTTCCTGCGTGCCACCGGCTGGAAGCTGGTGTTCGGCGTCAATCTCAAGATCGGCGTGCCGGCGATGGCCGTGGAGCTGGCGCAGGCTGTGCGGCAGATCATCGGTGATGACCTCATCGCCATCCAGATCGGCAATGAGGCGAACAACTACGAAGCCGACTACAACGCGTTCGACCAGGCCTGGACGCCGTATGCGCAAGCCATCCGTGCCGCTGGCGTGCCCGTCGCCGGGCCGGATACCGGCGCGAACACCGACTGGGTGATCGAATACGCGAAGCGCCATGCGGGCGAGAACGTGTTCCTCAGCCGCCATTACTATAAGGAAGCCGCGCCGCGCGGTTCCATCGCGGATCTGCTGGCCGGTGACGCGGCGTTCTACATCGAGATCGAGCAGGCGATGCGGGCCGCCGACGCGAGCCATTTGCCATTTCGCCTCACCGAAGCCAACTCGTACTACCTTGGCGGCCGCGACGGCGTCAGCAACGTGTTCGCTTCGGCGCTGTGGGGCGCGGATTTCATGCTCGCCATGGCGCAGCGCGGCGTGGCCGGCATCCATTTTCACGGCGGCACGCTCGACTCGATCGAGGCGTCGCTTGGGCGCACGGCCGACGGCTCCACGACGTCCACCGACCAGGCGGCACGCCGTGATGCCGTGACCTCGCGCTATTCGGCCATTGCGGGCGACGTTGCGTTCGGCTTCCAGCCACGCCCGCTCTACTACGGCATGCAGCTGGCGCAGCAGTTCGCCGGCGCGCAGATGGTAAGCGCCGACTTCGATGTTGCCGGCGCCAACCTCACCGCCTACGTGGCGAGACGCGAGCGCGCGCTGCTCATCGCCTTGATCAACAAAGACGCCGGTCGTGACGCGACGGTGTCCTTGAGTGGCCTCCATGGCGGTGGAAAGGGGCGGCTCATGCGGCTGAGCGCACCGGCGCTCGATAGCCGTAACGGCGTGGTTTTCGAGAACGGCACCGACGACGCGCATGCCGGTCGCAGCGTGGCCGTCGATACGCACGGCCGCTGCAGCGTCGTGCTGCCACGTGGCAGCGCGGCCTTGCTGCATCTGGATCGTTTTGTCTGA
- a CDS encoding TonB-dependent receptor, producing the protein MSRSRLSLLIAMALASGGVYAQSTTGSIVGQVPTGLGDTVTVQSDNGLQRDVAVDNRGRYAANQLPLGNYKVTLKHNGEVVQTRNNVALRVGVSTDVSFAEATTGARELEGVKVTANALPAIDVTSVDSRTVITADQLARLPLSFSAEAVAQLAPGVVNNSGGFTSATGGSLVSFGGSGANENAYYINGFNTTDPLKSEGGITLPYGSIDQEEVYTGGYSAQYGRSDGGVLNMVGKRGTNDWHFGGMASWEPASTRSSFKNWYYENGQPNPPLPTGTLYDPREQNDYWVTTYDAYVGGPLIKDKLFFFASAEMAKKDGTSVGPVTGSSPYADYSYHMPKWYAKLDWNINDSNILEFTGASNKQSYGADLYRYDFQNRAPGKFVSHADGTKNGGDLWSGKYTGYLTDSLTLTALYGKMRTTAFQQPVGYDPTLTYVAGITAQNPAIVGSQPRYNNQTTSQLYDPSRGNSVSNLRVSLEYKLGDHTLTAGIDNLTAEALNQGKVSSGPGYTWSYAHSNFPQNPIDPGLGVGAPADFANGQTGYFVKKLVNSQLANVKTVEHAQYIEDNWQATDKLLLSLGLRNDQFTNYNADAQPYIKQTAQWAPRLGFAWDVNGDSSFKVYGNVGRYFLASPLEPALSAAGASLSTTQYFTYSGINPDGTPTGLTQMSPPVSANNNFGILPDPKTVTAKDLKSMYQDEYILGFTKMLGTSWLYGAKATRRVLRSTIDDFCDVGLITDKAQALGYNVSSVNSCYLINAGRANTFVVVDDAGQHHDVKLSREELGFPPAKRKYYELEAFLEHPFDGKWYGKIDYVFSRSYGNTEGMTQSDVQSDGPNESADWDNAPIMVYSNGDQGNDHRHQVKFNGYYQITPEWLVSGNFSYISGGPKVCLGLFPGDNPDPAGYGSSYHFCNYVPVTPGSIGRLPAQKQLDVGVKYTPAFAAQRLGFHLDVFNVFNNQAVVNTTPALYSSSDGTPNPLYGTPRVMQAPRYLRVSVTYDY; encoded by the coding sequence ATGAGCAGAAGCAGGCTGAGCCTGCTGATCGCAATGGCCCTGGCCAGTGGCGGCGTCTATGCGCAGTCCACGACCGGCAGCATCGTCGGACAGGTGCCGACGGGTCTGGGAGACACGGTCACGGTGCAGAGCGACAACGGTCTGCAGCGCGACGTGGCTGTCGACAATCGCGGCCGTTATGCGGCCAACCAGCTGCCGCTGGGCAACTACAAGGTTACCCTCAAGCACAATGGCGAGGTCGTGCAGACACGCAACAACGTGGCGTTGCGCGTGGGCGTCTCCACCGACGTGTCGTTTGCCGAAGCGACCACCGGCGCGAGGGAACTGGAAGGCGTCAAGGTGACGGCCAATGCCTTGCCCGCCATCGACGTCACCAGCGTCGACTCACGCACGGTGATCACCGCCGATCAACTGGCCAGGTTGCCGCTGAGCTTTTCGGCGGAAGCCGTGGCGCAACTCGCGCCCGGCGTGGTGAACAACTCGGGCGGCTTCACCAGTGCGACGGGCGGTTCCCTGGTGAGCTTCGGCGGTTCGGGCGCCAACGAGAACGCTTACTACATCAACGGTTTCAACACGACCGATCCGTTGAAGTCCGAAGGTGGCATCACCTTGCCGTACGGCTCGATCGACCAGGAAGAGGTGTACACCGGCGGCTACAGCGCGCAGTACGGTCGCTCCGACGGCGGTGTGCTGAACATGGTCGGCAAGCGTGGCACCAATGACTGGCACTTCGGCGGTATGGCGAGCTGGGAACCCGCATCGACGCGATCATCCTTCAAGAACTGGTACTACGAGAACGGCCAGCCGAATCCGCCGCTGCCCACGGGTACGCTGTATGACCCGCGTGAGCAGAACGACTACTGGGTGACCACGTACGACGCCTATGTGGGTGGACCGCTGATCAAGGACAAGCTGTTCTTCTTCGCATCGGCGGAGATGGCGAAGAAGGATGGCACGTCCGTCGGCCCGGTTACCGGTTCGTCGCCGTATGCCGATTACAGCTATCACATGCCCAAGTGGTACGCGAAGCTGGACTGGAACATCAACGACAGCAACATCCTCGAATTCACCGGTGCGTCCAACAAGCAGTCGTACGGCGCCGACCTGTATCGCTACGATTTCCAGAACAGGGCGCCAGGCAAGTTCGTGAGCCACGCGGATGGCACCAAGAATGGCGGCGACCTGTGGTCGGGCAAGTACACCGGCTACCTCACCGACAGCCTCACGCTGACCGCGCTGTACGGCAAGATGCGCACCACCGCGTTCCAGCAGCCGGTGGGCTACGACCCGACCCTTACCTACGTGGCGGGCATCACCGCACAGAACCCGGCCATCGTCGGCAGCCAGCCGCGCTACAACAACCAGACCACGTCGCAGCTGTACGACCCCTCGCGCGGCAACAGCGTATCGAACCTGCGTGTGAGCCTGGAATACAAGCTGGGCGATCACACGCTCACCGCCGGTATCGACAACCTGACGGCCGAGGCGCTGAACCAGGGCAAGGTGTCGTCGGGCCCGGGCTACACCTGGTCGTATGCGCATTCCAACTTCCCGCAGAATCCGATCGACCCGGGCCTCGGCGTGGGCGCCCCCGCTGATTTCGCCAATGGCCAGACGGGTTACTTCGTGAAGAAGCTGGTCAACAGCCAGCTGGCCAACGTGAAGACGGTGGAGCACGCGCAGTACATCGAGGACAACTGGCAGGCGACCGACAAGCTGCTGCTTTCGCTGGGCCTGCGCAACGACCAGTTCACCAATTACAACGCCGACGCGCAGCCGTACATCAAGCAGACGGCGCAGTGGGCGCCGCGCCTGGGTTTCGCCTGGGACGTCAACGGCGATTCCAGCTTCAAGGTCTACGGCAACGTGGGTCGCTACTTCCTGGCGTCACCGCTGGAACCGGCCCTGAGCGCCGCCGGTGCGAGCTTGAGCACCACGCAGTACTTCACCTATAGCGGCATCAATCCGGACGGTACGCCCACCGGTCTCACACAGATGTCGCCGCCGGTATCGGCCAACAACAACTTCGGCATCCTGCCCGATCCCAAGACGGTGACTGCCAAGGACCTGAAGTCGATGTACCAGGACGAGTACATCCTGGGCTTCACCAAGATGCTCGGTACCTCGTGGCTCTATGGTGCGAAGGCGACGCGTCGCGTCCTGCGCAGCACCATCGACGACTTCTGCGACGTCGGCTTGATCACCGACAAGGCGCAGGCGTTGGGTTACAACGTCAGCTCGGTCAACAGCTGCTATCTCATCAATGCCGGCAGGGCCAATACCTTCGTGGTGGTGGACGATGCCGGCCAGCATCACGACGTGAAGCTGAGCCGTGAAGAACTGGGCTTTCCGCCGGCCAAGCGCAAGTACTACGAGCTGGAGGCGTTCCTCGAGCATCCGTTCGATGGCAAGTGGTACGGCAAGATCGACTACGTGTTTTCGCGCAGCTACGGCAATACGGAAGGCATGACGCAGTCTGACGTGCAATCCGACGGTCCGAACGAATCGGCCGACTGGGACAACGCGCCGATCATGGTCTACAGCAATGGCGACCAGGGCAACGATCATCGCCACCAGGTGAAGTTCAACGGCTACTACCAGATCACGCCGGAGTGGCTGGTATCGGGCAACTTCTCGTACATCTCCGGTGGCCCCAAGGTGTGCCTTGGCCTGTTTCCGGGTGACAACCCGGATCCCGCCGGTTACGGCTCGTCGTACCACTTCTGCAACTACGTGCCGGTGACGCCGGGCAGCATCGGTCGCCTGCCCGCCCAGAAGCAGCTGGATGTCGGCGTGAAATACACCCCGGCCTTCGCTGCGCAGCGCCTGGGCTTCCATCTGGATGTATTCAACGTGTTCAACAACCAGGCGGTGGTCAACACCACGCCGGCGCTGTACTCCAGCTCCGACGGCACGCCCAATCCGCTGTACGGTACGCCCAGGGTGATGCAGGCACCGCGTTACCTGCGCGTGTCGGTCACCTACGACTACTGA
- a CDS encoding FN3 domain-containing metallophosphoesterase family protein, whose product MKHEWFAMMVLFACLVPCVGAVDAAGSKAASDDDPNVPYRTFDSTPAITMGPLLLDMSDTSVIIEWMTDAPSDGRVSYGEGKLDHDVLPQVDGMVPVGTMHRVLIEGLKPGSRYQYRIASRRVVALKPYWPDMGKTVESAIGSFTTFDAAKKTTRFAAITDTHENVERIHALMDLIHRSPVDFVVHTGDSLNYVVSENQINDRFLGPMASGLQAKTPLLYVRGNHDYRGEMARSFGDYLHAQDGRYVYTRDDGPLHMVMVDTGEDKPDGTQVYAGLNNLRDYRTQELTWFRRVLDDEPRTKAAPFTVVFGHDSSWGWVDGKNDLWTQAANQARIDLFIAGHEHRFQHIKPGERGNDFPILVVGQDQVARVEASDAELTVKVVDRAGKLVDAFTLRRKPKS is encoded by the coding sequence ATGAAGCATGAGTGGTTCGCGATGATGGTGTTGTTCGCGTGCCTGGTCCCATGCGTAGGCGCTGTGGACGCTGCAGGTTCGAAAGCGGCATCGGACGATGATCCCAACGTCCCCTATCGCACCTTCGACAGCACGCCTGCCATCACGATGGGGCCGCTGCTGCTGGACATGTCCGATACCTCTGTGATCATCGAGTGGATGACGGATGCGCCCAGCGATGGCCGGGTGAGTTATGGCGAAGGCAAACTCGACCACGACGTGCTTCCCCAGGTGGATGGCATGGTGCCGGTGGGGACGATGCATCGCGTGCTCATCGAAGGCCTGAAGCCGGGCAGCCGTTATCAATACCGCATTGCATCGCGCAGGGTGGTGGCGCTGAAGCCTTACTGGCCCGACATGGGGAAGACGGTCGAAAGTGCGATCGGCAGCTTCACCACCTTCGACGCCGCGAAGAAGACCACACGCTTCGCGGCCATCACCGACACGCACGAGAATGTGGAACGCATCCACGCATTGATGGACCTGATCCACCGGTCGCCAGTCGACTTCGTCGTGCATACCGGCGACAGCCTCAACTATGTCGTCAGCGAAAACCAGATCAACGACCGCTTCCTCGGTCCGATGGCGAGCGGCCTGCAGGCGAAGACGCCGTTGCTCTATGTGCGTGGCAACCACGACTATCGTGGCGAGATGGCGCGTTCGTTCGGCGATTACCTGCACGCCCAGGACGGACGCTATGTGTATACGCGCGACGACGGGCCGCTGCACATGGTGATGGTCGATACCGGCGAGGACAAACCAGACGGCACGCAGGTCTACGCCGGGCTCAACAACCTGCGCGACTATCGCACGCAGGAATTGACGTGGTTTCGTCGTGTGCTCGACGATGAGCCGCGCACGAAGGCCGCGCCGTTCACCGTCGTGTTCGGACATGATTCGAGCTGGGGCTGGGTCGATGGAAAGAACGATCTGTGGACCCAGGCCGCCAACCAGGCACGGATCGACCTGTTCATCGCCGGTCATGAGCATCGTTTCCAGCACATCAAGCCCGGTGAGCGCGGCAACGACTTTCCCATCCTGGTGGTCGGGCAGGACCAGGTAGCGCGCGTGGAAGCGAGCGATGCCGAGCTCACCGTCAAGGTGGTGGACCGGGCAGGCAAGCTGGTTGATGCTTTCACCCTCCGGCGCAAGCCGAAGTCCTGA
- a CDS encoding alpha-N-acetylglucosaminidase, which yields MNPSLVHRHRYGRLAVFAALCLAVGSAWAGFDTTPARHALQRLLPRHQAQFTLVALEGQGVDRFEISGTPGHVVVAGTSPATLLTGVETYLEQVTHTSFGWPGDSVDRLPATLPAPPSPIGRTSKVPDRFALNDVDDGYSDAYLDWPSWEHKLDLLALHGINEVFIPIGTEEVYRRTFREFGYDDAQIRAWIPAAGHQPWWLLQNMSAFGGPMSTVQFARRTELAKKIVARLRELGMTAVMPGYFGTVPAGFAERHAGVHVVPQGEWVGFTRPDWLDPRDPMYGRVAAAFYRHQRELFGDSTLYKMDLLHEGGRAGDVPVDLAAQHVMQALQAAHPDARWVILGWQHNPPMAVIDAVDHRRLLIVDGLSDRYEGLDRERDWHGAPYAFGAISNFGGHTTLGANTGVWLSRFPAWRDKQGSALHGIAYMPEGTGTDPAAFALFTALAWQALPTEPAPWFADYATYRYGGADAHASAAWRVLATTAYAMPSNDWSEPQDSLFNARPDLAVRTAAHWSPETMRYDAGHFDQAVCELLQVAPALRETSAYRYDLVDVTRQALANQARVLLPRIGAAYGAKDIPTFRVLTGQWMDDMAMLDRLLATEPHFLLGHWLSNARHAAGNDAEAAQLEYDQRSLITSWGDRSGADRGGLHDYANRELSGLVSGLYAPRWQRYFDSLAKAMADGTPPAPIDWFAMEQAWAHARDAQRTTPQGDAWQLANEATQRIRICPATAATVDPR from the coding sequence GTGAACCCGAGTCTCGTGCATCGTCATCGTTATGGCCGCCTGGCCGTCTTTGCGGCCTTGTGCCTGGCGGTGGGCAGCGCATGGGCCGGATTCGACACCACGCCTGCACGCCATGCGCTGCAGCGGCTGCTCCCTCGGCACCAGGCGCAGTTCACCCTGGTCGCGCTGGAGGGGCAGGGCGTGGATCGCTTCGAGATCAGCGGCACGCCGGGTCACGTCGTGGTGGCCGGAACATCGCCGGCCACACTGCTCACGGGCGTGGAAACCTATCTGGAGCAAGTCACCCACACCAGCTTCGGCTGGCCCGGGGACAGCGTGGATCGCCTGCCTGCCACCTTGCCGGCTCCGCCATCACCGATCGGTCGCACGTCGAAGGTGCCGGACCGCTTCGCGCTCAATGACGTCGACGACGGCTATTCCGATGCCTACCTCGACTGGCCCAGCTGGGAACACAAGCTCGACCTGCTGGCCTTGCACGGCATCAACGAAGTCTTCATACCCATAGGCACGGAAGAGGTGTATCGGCGTACGTTCCGCGAGTTCGGTTACGACGATGCGCAGATCCGCGCCTGGATTCCCGCGGCAGGCCACCAGCCCTGGTGGCTGCTACAGAACATGTCGGCCTTCGGCGGGCCGATGTCGACGGTGCAGTTCGCGCGTCGTACCGAATTGGCGAAGAAGATCGTGGCGCGCCTGCGCGAGCTGGGCATGACCGCGGTGATGCCTGGCTACTTCGGCACCGTGCCGGCGGGTTTCGCGGAGCGCCACGCCGGCGTACACGTGGTGCCTCAGGGCGAGTGGGTCGGCTTCACGCGGCCCGACTGGCTCGATCCACGCGATCCGATGTATGGCCGCGTCGCCGCCGCGTTCTATCGCCATCAGCGCGAACTGTTCGGCGACAGCACCTTGTACAAGATGGATCTGCTGCACGAAGGCGGACGCGCCGGCGACGTGCCGGTGGACCTCGCCGCGCAGCACGTGATGCAGGCATTGCAGGCGGCCCACCCCGACGCGCGCTGGGTCATTCTCGGTTGGCAGCACAATCCGCCCATGGCAGTGATCGACGCGGTGGATCACCGGCGACTGCTGATCGTCGATGGCCTTTCCGATCGCTACGAAGGGCTGGATCGTGAGCGCGACTGGCATGGCGCGCCGTACGCGTTCGGCGCCATCAGCAACTTCGGCGGGCACACGACGCTTGGCGCGAATACCGGCGTGTGGCTGTCGCGTTTTCCGGCGTGGCGTGACAAGCAGGGCAGCGCGTTGCATGGCATCGCCTATATGCCCGAAGGCACCGGTACGGATCCGGCAGCCTTCGCGCTGTTCACGGCCCTGGCGTGGCAGGCGCTGCCCACGGAGCCTGCACCATGGTTTGCCGACTACGCCACCTATCGCTATGGCGGCGCCGACGCGCATGCCTCCGCTGCCTGGCGTGTGCTGGCAACGACGGCCTATGCCATGCCTTCGAACGACTGGTCCGAGCCGCAGGACAGCCTGTTCAATGCGCGTCCCGACCTGGCCGTGCGCACGGCGGCGCACTGGTCGCCGGAAACCATGCGCTACGACGCCGGCCATTTCGACCAGGCCGTCTGTGAGTTGTTGCAGGTGGCGCCTGCCTTGCGCGAAACGAGCGCTTATCGCTACGACCTGGTCGACGTCACACGGCAAGCGCTAGCCAACCAGGCACGCGTGCTGCTGCCGCGGATCGGTGCGGCCTACGGCGCCAAGGATATCCCGACATTCCGCGTGCTCACCGGGCAGTGGATGGACGACATGGCCATGCTCGACCGCCTGCTCGCCACCGAGCCGCATTTCCTGCTGGGCCACTGGTTGTCGAATGCCAGGCACGCAGCCGGGAACGATGCGGAAGCGGCTCAGCTGGAATACGACCAGCGGTCCCTGATCACCAGTTGGGGCGATCGCTCCGGCGCCGACCGCGGTGGATTGCACGATTACGCCAACCGCGAACTGTCGGGCCTGGTCAGCGGGCTGTATGCGCCACGCTGGCAACGCTATTTCGACTCGCTGGCGAAAGCCATGGCCGATGGAACGCCGCCTGCGCCGATCGACTGGTTCGCCATGGAGCAGGCCTGGGCCCATGCGCGTGACGCGCAACGAACAACGCCGCAAGGCGATGCGTGGCAGTTGGCGAACGAGGCGACGCAGCGCATCCGGATCTGTCCGGCGACGGCGGCTACCGTGGACCCACGGTGA